TTGAATAGCTGCAATCTGCCATGATTGAACCTCTAAATAGTTGTCTATCGCTTCCAGTACAAGAGTAGACTTGTTTCTATCCGTTGCATCTGCTAGTAATTCGAGTTTTGTTTTAGTTTCTTCAGGAAGTCTTAATGACATCATATTTTTATTAATTGCCATAAAATAATAAACCTCGATTAGTAATACATATATATCATTGTATCACATTATAAAAAAAGTTAAATACTTCAACAAATAAGCAGTATACAAGCCGTTATAAGGCAAGTAAAATTCCCTTCAGGAGTCTTAAAATAGAGGCTTAAATCATAATCTGACGGCTGTTCTTACCGGTAAATCTGTACATGGTAATAAAAGCTTTGAATAATCTTCAT
This portion of the bacterium genome encodes:
- a CDS encoding ribbon-helix-helix protein, CopG family, producing the protein MAINKNMMSLRLPEETKTKLELLADATDRNKSTLVLEAIDNYLEVQSWQIAAIQEGIRQADNGEFVSHTEIKSKWLKKKAAQ